The Sediminispirochaeta smaragdinae DSM 11293 genome has a segment encoding these proteins:
- a CDS encoding cysteine--tRNA ligase — MKILLYNTMGREVQEFKPIEDGLVKMYTCGPTVYNFAHIGNLRTYVFEDVLRRVFEYAGFKVEHVMNITDVGHLTDDADEGEDKMEKSSRESGKSVWEIAKYYTDAFFRDTDRLNIIRPTVAPRATEHIDDMIALIKRLEEGGHTYQAGGNVYFSIDTFPDYGRLALLDRQDLQAGARIEVDSNKRNPHDFVLWFTNSKFENHAMLWDSPWGKGYPGWHIECSAMSIRYLGEQFDIHCGGVDHIPVHHTNEIAQAEAATGKQWVQYWVHGEFLLMNKGKMAKSAGNFLTLQSLVDKGYHPLDYRYFCLGGHYRSQLQFSFESLDAAKSARERLVSRIAVLREELGDCWKEAIALPPSAAGSKFLERFEAAVGQDMNMPKALAELWQLLKSELQPGEKLSVVSAMDRVLGLNLLALPQHATDSSEDREIEELIEQRNAARSRKDFHLADEIRDKLSARGISIKDTPNGTKWSRTL, encoded by the coding sequence GTGAAGATCTTACTTTACAACACCATGGGAAGAGAGGTTCAGGAATTCAAACCGATCGAAGATGGGCTTGTAAAGATGTATACCTGTGGCCCCACGGTGTATAACTTTGCGCATATCGGGAATCTACGCACCTATGTATTTGAGGATGTTCTCCGCCGTGTGTTCGAATATGCAGGCTTTAAGGTCGAACATGTTATGAACATCACCGATGTGGGCCATCTTACCGACGACGCCGATGAGGGCGAAGATAAGATGGAAAAGAGTTCCCGTGAAAGCGGGAAAAGCGTCTGGGAAATCGCAAAGTATTATACCGATGCCTTTTTTCGCGACACCGATCGGCTCAATATTATCAGGCCGACGGTTGCGCCCCGGGCCACCGAACATATTGATGATATGATCGCCCTTATCAAACGACTTGAAGAGGGGGGCCACACCTATCAGGCCGGAGGCAATGTCTACTTCAGCATCGACACATTTCCCGATTACGGCCGTTTGGCACTTCTCGACCGGCAGGACTTACAGGCCGGCGCACGGATTGAGGTCGATTCCAATAAACGAAATCCTCATGATTTTGTCTTATGGTTCACCAATTCCAAATTTGAAAACCATGCAATGTTGTGGGACAGTCCCTGGGGAAAAGGCTATCCAGGCTGGCACATCGAATGCAGCGCAATGAGTATCCGTTATCTTGGAGAACAGTTCGACATCCATTGCGGAGGTGTCGACCATATACCCGTTCATCACACAAATGAAATTGCCCAGGCAGAGGCCGCAACAGGCAAGCAATGGGTGCAATACTGGGTCCATGGTGAATTTCTCCTTATGAACAAGGGAAAGATGGCAAAGTCCGCCGGGAACTTTCTTACCCTGCAATCCCTGGTCGATAAGGGCTATCATCCCCTTGATTACCGCTATTTTTGCCTTGGGGGCCATTATCGAAGCCAATTGCAATTCTCCTTTGAGAGCCTCGATGCTGCAAAAAGTGCACGAGAGCGCCTTGTTTCAAGAATCGCCGTATTAAGAGAGGAGCTTGGCGATTGCTGGAAGGAGGCAATCGCACTGCCACCTTCTGCTGCCGGATCGAAGTTCCTCGAACGCTTTGAGGCGGCCGTTGGGCAGGATATGAATATGCCTAAGGCCCTTGCCGAATTATGGCAGCTCCTTAAGTCCGAACTTCAACCGGGAGAGAAGCTCTCCGTTGTGTCGGCCATGGATCGGGTCCTCGGCCTGAATCTTCTTGCCCTTCCGCAGCACGCTACCGACAGCTCGGAAGACCGAGAAATAGAAGAGCTTATCGAGCAGCGAAACGCAGCGCGCAGCCGGAAAGATTTTCACCTCGCCGATGAAATCCGTGATAAGCTTTCGGCGAGGGGAATCAGCATAAAAGATACCCCAAATGGCACAAAATGGAGCCGAACGCTGTAA
- the murB gene encoding UDP-N-acetylmuramate dehydrogenase: protein MKTNVRNILKKINNSSFHGIASLDEKMSKHTTFKVGGAADLYLKPTDESSLLQVATVLREQNLASSHELPLFFLGGGANIVVSDKGIRGVVIDLTELREYRVDAGSIYTGSGMPVDLFVEKAAEAGLSGAEFLAGMPGSVGGAVWMNARCYGSSISDILCSVRYLDLSSTPTICEYQIEQEDFGYKRSPFQKKSDYIILSARFKLHPENDLTIYRRMEEYRADRRQKGHYRFPSAGSVFKNDHAFGAPTGRLLDTLGLRGKKVGDAAVSDFHANIIVNLGAATATDIYTLTEMCRATAKSELGIDLEPEIRFVGDWSDT from the coding sequence GTGAAAACTAATGTACGGAATATCCTGAAAAAGATCAACAACAGCAGCTTTCACGGCATAGCCTCTCTTGACGAGAAGATGTCGAAACATACTACCTTCAAGGTTGGAGGGGCCGCAGATCTTTATCTCAAACCGACGGATGAGTCATCACTCCTCCAGGTCGCAACGGTATTGCGGGAACAGAACCTTGCAAGCAGCCATGAGCTTCCCCTTTTTTTTCTTGGCGGCGGGGCGAATATTGTAGTATCGGATAAAGGGATCCGGGGGGTCGTTATCGACCTCACCGAACTGAGAGAATATAGGGTTGATGCCGGCAGCATATACACGGGAAGCGGTATGCCGGTGGATCTTTTTGTGGAAAAGGCTGCGGAAGCGGGACTTTCCGGTGCGGAATTCCTTGCCGGTATGCCGGGAAGTGTGGGAGGGGCGGTCTGGATGAATGCGCGATGCTATGGTTCCTCTATTTCCGATATTCTCTGCTCTGTCCGGTACCTCGACCTTTCTTCCACTCCGACGATCTGCGAATATCAGATCGAACAGGAGGATTTCGGCTATAAACGAAGCCCTTTTCAGAAAAAGAGTGATTACATTATTCTTTCTGCACGTTTCAAACTCCACCCGGAGAACGATCTTACGATTTATCGCAGAATGGAGGAATACCGGGCAGATCGCAGGCAAAAGGGGCATTACCGGTTTCCGTCTGCCGGTTCGGTATTTAAAAACGATCATGCCTTTGGGGCGCCTACAGGGCGGCTTTTGGACACATTAGGTCTTCGGGGGAAAAAAGTCGGAGATGCGGCGGTCTCCGATTTTCATGCGAATATTATTGTCAACCTCGGAGCCGCAACCGCTACGGATATCTATACCTTGACCGAAATGTGCCGCGCCACGGCTAAAAGCGAACTTGGTATTGATCTCGAACCGGAAATCCGTTTTGTCGGAGATTGGAGTGACACATGA
- the mgtE gene encoding magnesium transporter, whose product MTDPIAYYREYRPMMDNQQVKELFSDFSFDQLLDVWRSLSDDEATDIFLHLSPEVKLDLITELEIEDQEKIIGKLSAQGKRSLFQAMEPDDLVDIVQSVSKEVRRTVWENLDDESKRETLFLLRFDEDDAAGLMTPRYLAVRSDINVGHALAFIRANSAKVELLSDIYVLDELQRLDGVVSVKDILSASDETKVSEIMNQRVISVLDSTDQEEVARTLETHDLVSIPVVDQENILLGVITFDDVMDVIREEQTEDVYRMGAMSGEADAYMNSSIWRLVKKRVPWLIILLLLGTVTTNVLHHYESIILGAAFLFMYMPVITQTGGNSGSQSSTLMIRGLATGEIVFRDIGKILFRELLVGLFMGGITGLVILLRSYFLPPGIDIYAAFVVGISLALVVFISNLIGTLAPLLIHRMGFDPTVMSAPLMATLIDVAGITIYFETARRLLSL is encoded by the coding sequence ATGACAGATCCCATTGCATACTACCGGGAATATCGCCCCATGATGGACAACCAGCAGGTAAAGGAGCTCTTTAGCGATTTCTCCTTCGACCAGCTTTTGGATGTTTGGAGATCCCTCTCCGATGATGAGGCAACGGATATTTTTCTCCATCTATCTCCCGAGGTGAAACTCGATCTTATCACGGAACTGGAGATTGAAGATCAGGAAAAAATCATCGGCAAGCTTTCCGCTCAGGGAAAACGTAGTCTTTTCCAAGCAATGGAGCCGGACGACCTTGTCGATATTGTTCAGTCGGTAAGCAAGGAAGTGCGCAGAACCGTTTGGGAGAACCTTGATGACGAGTCCAAGAGGGAGACTCTCTTTCTGCTGCGGTTCGATGAGGACGATGCAGCCGGTTTGATGACACCCAGGTATCTGGCCGTACGATCCGACATCAATGTAGGGCATGCCTTGGCCTTTATTCGGGCAAACAGCGCCAAGGTCGAACTCCTTTCGGATATCTATGTTCTTGATGAACTACAGCGCCTTGATGGTGTTGTATCGGTAAAGGATATTCTTTCGGCCTCAGACGAAACCAAGGTTTCGGAAATCATGAATCAGCGAGTCATCTCGGTCCTCGACTCCACGGACCAGGAGGAGGTCGCCCGTACACTGGAGACCCATGATCTTGTTTCAATCCCCGTTGTCGACCAGGAAAACATCCTTCTCGGTGTCATTACATTCGATGACGTGATGGATGTCATCAGGGAAGAGCAGACCGAGGATGTTTACCGAATGGGAGCCATGTCAGGTGAGGCCGATGCCTACATGAACAGCAGCATATGGCGTCTGGTGAAAAAACGTGTGCCATGGTTGATCATCCTGCTCCTTCTCGGAACCGTAACAACCAACGTTCTTCATCATTATGAATCGATCATCCTTGGTGCAGCCTTTCTCTTTATGTATATGCCGGTCATTACCCAGACAGGAGGTAATTCGGGGAGTCAAAGTTCGACACTGATGATTCGAGGTTTGGCTACCGGCGAAATCGTATTTAGAGATATCGGAAAGATTCTTTTCAGGGAACTTCTTGTCGGCCTCTTTATGGGCGGCATTACCGGCTTGGTTATCCTGCTGCGAAGCTATTTTCTTCCCCCCGGGATCGATATTTATGCAGCCTTCGTCGTCGGCATTTCCCTCGCGTTGGTGGTCTTTATCTCGAATTTGATTGGAACCCTTGCCCCCTTGCTGATCCACCGCATGGGCTTTGACCCGACGGTGATGTCGGCACCCTTAATGGCGACACTCATTGATGTGGCCGGTATCACCATCTATTTCGAAACGGCTAGAAGACTTCTGAGCCTGTAA
- a CDS encoding acetate kinase has product MVILTLNCGSSSAKYQVYDWENKEVLGVGLVERIGQDMSNLEHKVQGKEEYTAEKHCSNHKEAIEWVISIILDKEKGCVSDVKDIKAVGHRVLHGGELIKKSVIVDEAALKQFETLIPLGPLHNPANIQGIRAAMQVLPSVPHCAVMDTAWHQTMPSKAFMYALPYEWYKKYNVRRYGFHGTSYVYTSKRAAILLGKKPSETNLVIAHIGNGASMCAVKEGCCYDTSMGLTPLEGLVMGTRCGDIDPAILPYMMEQAHISPKEMDTIINKKSGVLGVTEKFIDRRDVYAGHLKGDKRCTLALEMETYRMKKYIGSYIAALGKIDALVFTAGVGEMNPLYRAMAVEGLEGLGIKLDPEKNKASVTRNAETCISAEDSSVKIFVIPTDEELVMTEDTYALMNGSYDVHTNYHYSFEEPSYENKDRARRFKQDVLKHPELEAIKAIPQG; this is encoded by the coding sequence GTGGTTATTCTAACACTCAACTGCGGGAGTTCGTCCGCAAAGTATCAGGTCTATGATTGGGAAAATAAAGAGGTTCTAGGTGTTGGTTTAGTAGAGCGAATCGGACAGGATATGTCGAATCTGGAACATAAAGTCCAGGGGAAAGAGGAGTATACAGCCGAAAAACATTGCTCAAACCATAAGGAAGCCATCGAATGGGTTATCAGCATTATCCTCGATAAGGAAAAGGGATGCGTATCTGATGTCAAGGACATTAAGGCAGTCGGACACAGGGTCCTCCATGGGGGCGAACTAATCAAAAAGTCCGTCATCGTGGATGAGGCAGCCCTTAAGCAGTTTGAGACACTCATTCCTCTGGGCCCCTTGCATAACCCGGCAAATATTCAGGGAATCAGAGCCGCCATGCAGGTTTTGCCTTCTGTTCCCCATTGTGCCGTCATGGATACAGCCTGGCATCAAACCATGCCGTCGAAGGCATTCATGTATGCGCTGCCCTATGAATGGTACAAGAAGTACAATGTGCGACGTTACGGCTTTCACGGAACCTCATATGTCTATACATCGAAACGGGCCGCCATACTTCTCGGCAAAAAGCCGTCGGAAACCAATCTTGTCATCGCCCACATTGGAAATGGTGCCTCCATGTGTGCCGTAAAAGAGGGCTGTTGTTATGACACCAGCATGGGCTTGACCCCTCTTGAGGGCCTGGTTATGGGGACTCGCTGCGGAGACATCGATCCTGCAATTCTGCCGTATATGATGGAGCAGGCACATATCTCTCCCAAAGAGATGGATACCATTATCAACAAAAAAAGCGGCGTTCTCGGTGTAACAGAGAAATTCATCGACCGCCGTGATGTCTATGCCGGCCATCTGAAAGGGGACAAACGCTGTACCTTGGCGCTGGAGATGGAAACCTACCGTATGAAGAAGTATATCGGTTCGTACATAGCCGCCCTTGGTAAGATCGACGCACTGGTTTTCACTGCCGGTGTCGGGGAGATGAACCCTCTTTACAGGGCCATGGCTGTGGAAGGTCTTGAGGGGCTCGGCATCAAGCTTGATCCTGAAAAAAACAAGGCAAGTGTCACTCGAAATGCAGAAACCTGCATAAGCGCTGAGGATTCTTCTGTTAAGATTTTCGTCATTCCTACCGATGAAGAGCTGGTTATGACCGAAGATACCTATGCGCTGATGAACGGCAGCTACGATGTCCATACCAATTATCACTACTCCTTTGAAGAGCCTTCTTATGAAAACAAGGACAGGGCCCGACGCTTCAAACAGGATGTCCTGAAGCATCCGGAACTTGAAGCCATTAAGGCGATTCCGCAAGGCTGA
- a CDS encoding tyrosine-type recombinase/integrase, protein MATDFYHLFKRKYQNKAGREYFYWWYWWYDPDTGRQLQKPAGRAESVRKHAQEYINNLPIPSGKADTVRAVAEGMFEAGSPYLLRREAKGSGMKEGTLRAYSGFVRNHIVKDWGNTPLNQIEGADIEDWLMEKPFSNSTRNSIIDCWNLIFREAKRSNQVRRIPTIERFARNSRRYDTFRDDELFALFPEKREDLIALYSDPENDYYEEIEYYGLMFAVMLLTTVSGGLRSGEIRALCRDQVFINQSGIVVSKALDSNNKVTLPKKGKDDNPKWRAVLLPERAIQALSWWLEVAPPSGMLFKYADKPVDRNLLLDRLKLGMERVGLKLGMERVGLKLGMERVGLKLGMERVGIKPEGRKLKVHSLRYTYNTRMETLLSEERLLQFMGHESRQMTLHYSRPYWQERLVAYGGDKEKVEQFWK, encoded by the coding sequence ATGGCAACTGATTTCTACCATCTTTTCAAGCGAAAATATCAAAACAAAGCAGGCAGAGAGTACTTCTACTGGTGGTATTGGTGGTACGACCCCGATACCGGCCGACAGCTCCAGAAGCCCGCAGGACGGGCCGAATCCGTCAGGAAACATGCTCAGGAATATATCAACAATCTCCCTATCCCAAGCGGTAAAGCGGATACCGTTCGCGCCGTTGCAGAGGGTATGTTTGAGGCGGGCTCCCCTTACCTACTCCGACGTGAAGCCAAGGGTTCGGGGATGAAAGAAGGTACCCTCAGAGCTTACTCAGGCTTCGTCAGGAACCACATTGTCAAAGACTGGGGAAATACACCACTTAACCAGATAGAAGGCGCTGACATCGAAGATTGGCTCATGGAGAAGCCTTTTTCAAACTCCACACGGAACAGCATCATCGATTGTTGGAACCTCATCTTCCGGGAGGCAAAGAGGTCTAATCAGGTCCGCCGGATTCCCACAATAGAGCGCTTTGCCCGGAATTCAAGGCGGTATGACACCTTCCGGGATGATGAGCTGTTCGCCCTATTCCCTGAGAAGCGCGAAGACCTTATAGCTCTGTACAGTGATCCTGAGAACGACTATTACGAAGAGATTGAGTACTACGGGCTCATGTTTGCCGTGATGCTGCTTACGACGGTTTCCGGGGGCCTGCGATCCGGGGAGATACGGGCGCTCTGTAGGGACCAGGTATTCATCAATCAGTCGGGTATCGTGGTTAGTAAGGCTCTGGACAGCAACAACAAGGTAACGCTTCCGAAGAAAGGGAAAGATGATAATCCGAAATGGCGGGCTGTACTGTTGCCGGAAAGAGCGATCCAGGCCCTCTCATGGTGGCTTGAAGTGGCCCCACCCTCCGGGATGCTGTTCAAGTACGCTGATAAGCCGGTTGACCGCAATCTGCTGCTTGATAGGCTCAAGCTGGGCATGGAGCGTGTAGGGCTCAAGCTGGGCATGGAGCGTGTAGGGCTCAAGCTGGGCATGGAGCGTGTAGGGCTCAAGCTGGGCATGGAGCGTGTAGGGATCAAGCCGGAGGGGCGGAAGCTGAAGGTCCATTCTCTCAGGTACACGTACAACACGAGAATGGAGACTTTACTATCAGAGGAGCGGTTATTGCAGTTCATGGGGCATGAATCGAGGCAGATGACGCTCCACTACTCCCGGCCGTATTGGCAGGAGAGGCTTGTTGCGTATGGAGGTGACAAGGAGAAAGTCGAGCAGTTCTGGAAGTGA
- a CDS encoding DUF262 domain-containing protein, whose amino-acid sequence MKIIRNTMNIADLYKYYTDEELIINKEYQRERGLWPNNSRSFFIDTIIKGFPFPKITLLQKIDLKTKRSIREIIDGQQRCTSIIDFIDNKFKLSKISSEYPNIIFSELSDDDKSNFLSYEISVDTAVGASRDEVIEIFRRINSYTLPLNKPEQRHATYQGYFKWFIKDVIERYTPILEDYKILSQRDISRMIDADLFTELCQLIIEGIVTRSVSKLDNLYKINDKDFIYGDEIKSKLFLTLDFIKTELKDLLEKELLSGFNFYSLFAALLYNNWGIKNINSEIIDGLLPIGKFCNNTNESISEIINMLSEVDEKVEDGEYSEFVKSSLKTTHSVSNRINRTKFFIKALQKV is encoded by the coding sequence ATGAAAATTATACGAAATACAATGAATATAGCTGATCTATATAAATACTATACAGACGAGGAATTAATAATTAACAAAGAGTATCAAAGGGAACGAGGTTTATGGCCTAATAATTCAAGATCCTTCTTTATTGATACTATCATAAAAGGATTTCCTTTTCCTAAAATTACTTTATTACAGAAGATAGATTTGAAAACTAAAAGGTCTATACGGGAAATTATTGATGGACAACAAAGATGTACTTCTATTATAGATTTTATAGATAACAAATTTAAACTATCAAAAATAAGTTCTGAATATCCCAATATAATATTTTCAGAATTGTCAGATGATGATAAATCAAATTTCTTATCTTATGAGATTTCAGTAGACACAGCTGTAGGTGCTTCAAGAGATGAGGTTATTGAAATTTTCAGAAGAATAAATTCTTATACTTTGCCATTGAATAAACCGGAACAAAGACATGCTACCTATCAAGGATATTTTAAATGGTTTATTAAAGATGTTATTGAACGATACACACCAATACTTGAAGATTATAAAATATTATCTCAAAGAGATATTTCTAGGATGATAGATGCAGATCTTTTCACAGAATTATGTCAATTGATTATAGAAGGCATTGTCACAAGGAGCGTCTCAAAGCTTGATAATCTTTACAAAATCAATGATAAAGATTTCATATATGGAGATGAGATAAAAAGTAAATTATTTCTAACATTAGATTTCATCAAAACAGAGTTAAAAGATCTTTTAGAAAAAGAACTTTTAAGTGGTTTTAATTTTTATAGTTTATTTGCAGCATTATTGTATAATAATTGGGGCATAAAAAATATTAATTCAGAAATAATCGATGGATTATTACCTATAGGGAAATTCTGTAATAATACTAATGAATCAATTAGTGAAATAATAAATATGCTAAGTGAGGTAGATGAAAAAGTTGAAGATGGTGAATATTCAGAATTTGTAAAATCAAGCTTAAAGACAACTCATAGTGTAAGCAATAGAATAAATCGTACAAAATTTTTTATTAAAGCTTTACAGAAAGTATGA
- a CDS encoding abortive infection family protein, which produces MNCDWSYAPKLPVHAFIKYKEIINFLLGLYTEKTVDPFLLKKLNLCAGKFTWGIIKMPTIDDIRSRVLAIKSKRDKIYPKLQEFGVVIKETLQDVSISGHSKEKHLGMIGPDDWVYGYLFCNSEKLAIAYRSTYMDIEDSLEHIPVDWRTYSIQELSSAPIEWLESLSSEESLNSLLEDLASQLDDMELPANNYTVIDKMLNSESNLIFKHTTKVLQETDDHNLYGSWLKARNCIQTDPADSITRTCSYLEAVCKKILSDLEQPQPVRRDISSLIAETMKVLNLSPDEQVNDDLKRLLGNVKGIFSAIGSLRTHFGSAHGAAPGSYELNGDHARLLNDIGGALSGFLFTLSKGKT; this is translated from the coding sequence ATGAATTGTGATTGGTCTTATGCCCCAAAACTACCCGTTCATGCTTTTATCAAATACAAGGAGATTATTAACTTTTTATTGGGTCTATATACAGAAAAGACTGTGGATCCTTTTCTACTCAAAAAACTTAATCTATGCGCTGGTAAGTTTACTTGGGGGATTATTAAAATGCCTACGATAGATGACATTAGATCAAGAGTATTAGCAATAAAATCCAAAAGAGATAAGATCTATCCAAAACTGCAGGAATTTGGGGTTGTAATAAAAGAGACATTGCAGGATGTCTCTATCTCTGGTCATTCAAAAGAAAAACATCTGGGGATGATTGGTCCAGACGATTGGGTATACGGGTACTTATTTTGTAATTCTGAAAAACTTGCCATTGCCTATAGATCTACTTATATGGATATAGAAGATTCACTCGAACATATCCCGGTTGATTGGCGTACTTATAGTATACAGGAACTATCTTCCGCGCCTATCGAATGGCTTGAATCATTATCAAGCGAAGAGTCATTAAATTCGTTGCTGGAAGATCTCGCATCCCAGTTGGATGATATGGAGCTGCCAGCTAATAATTATACCGTTATAGATAAGATGCTTAATAGTGAATCTAATCTGATATTTAAACATACAACGAAGGTACTTCAAGAGACTGATGATCACAATTTGTATGGAAGTTGGTTGAAAGCACGAAACTGCATTCAAACTGATCCCGCCGATTCCATCACAAGAACATGTAGTTATCTTGAAGCAGTTTGTAAAAAGATACTATCAGATTTAGAGCAGCCACAACCTGTTAGGAGAGATATTTCTAGTTTAATTGCGGAAACAATGAAAGTATTAAATCTTTCACCAGATGAGCAAGTAAATGATGATCTAAAAAGACTATTGGGGAATGTAAAGGGCATTTTCAGTGCTATTGGCAGCCTAAGAACACATTTTGGTTCCGCCCATGGTGCTGCTCCAGGAAGTTACGAATTAAATGGCGATCATGCTAGGCTGCTTAATGATATTGGAGGTGCCTTGAGCGGTTTTCTATTTACATTATCAAAGGGAAAAACTTAA
- a CDS encoding helix-turn-helix domain-containing protein, whose amino-acid sequence MDFWERLKTLIKEQKTTQEWVANKTGVSFGTFRKWMSRKTMPNADQAVEIAEVLDTTVEYLVTGKNPDNWQVPKRYADIVEDLEALDEKDLETVRALTSSLADRSAQRAKREA is encoded by the coding sequence ATGGATTTCTGGGAAAGGCTAAAGACCTTAATTAAAGAGCAAAAGACAACTCAAGAATGGGTCGCCAATAAAACCGGCGTGAGTTTTGGAACTTTTCGGAAGTGGATGTCAAGAAAAACAATGCCTAATGCGGATCAAGCCGTAGAAATAGCTGAGGTGCTTGATACTACCGTAGAATATCTGGTAACTGGCAAGAATCCGGACAACTGGCAAGTACCGAAACGCTATGCAGATATCGTAGAGGACTTGGAAGCATTGGATGAGAAGGATCTGGAAACAGTTAGGGCACTGACTTCCAGCCTGGCTGATCGTTCTGCTCAAAGAGCTAAGCGAGAGGCGTAA
- a CDS encoding glyoxalase produces MNRAKMEHKSPPAVKVNLTEDEIKRIDKGPLKATSGRGRATWVRNLITKELDRYESIQSGNTQLDSKPFNQNKEMK; encoded by the coding sequence ATGAATAGAGCAAAAATGGAACATAAGAGTCCGCCAGCTGTGAAAGTTAATCTAACTGAGGATGAAATTAAAAGAATTGATAAGGGTCCCTTAAAAGCAACTTCAGGGAGAGGTCGTGCAACTTGGGTTCGTAACCTCATTACCAAGGAACTTGACCGTTACGAATCCATCCAGTCCGGCAACACACAACTCGACTCAAAACCATTTAATCAAAACAAGGAGATGAAATGA
- a CDS encoding helix-turn-helix domain-containing protein: protein MTYMNQTEAAKYLHVSPSYVSNLTRQKMIPHKRIGGKVIYTKELLDRWILEDSLRSVGIDPKKSRLSDTVLGEEPSTTGDE, encoded by the coding sequence ATGACGTACATGAACCAGACCGAAGCGGCGAAGTACCTTCACGTATCGCCCAGCTATGTGAGCAACCTGACCAGACAAAAAATGATACCTCACAAGCGGATCGGCGGGAAAGTGATCTACACAAAAGAGCTTCTCGACCGGTGGATACTTGAAGATTCATTACGAAGCGTCGGGATAGACCCGAAGAAAAGCCGCCTGAGCGACACGGTTTTAGGAGAAGAGCCTTCAACTACGGGGGATGAGTAA
- a CDS encoding DUF2829 domain-containing protein has protein sequence MELEEKESLQGFIGVKRIKARPMTRRGYNGYRGWQLPADENGDDEGMLVEYVDGGKSNHPAHEGYISWSPIDVFNRAYRPCDALTFGFAIEAAKAGEKIARKGWNGKGMFVFYQKGYPEGIPINKNTAEATRLPEGTVCKFRPYLMMKTAQNDFVPWVASQTDILAEDWEIIEQGEQK, from the coding sequence ATGGAATTGGAAGAAAAAGAAAGCTTGCAAGGTTTCATAGGAGTGAAAAGGATCAAAGCACGACCGATGACCAGGCGTGGATACAACGGCTATCGTGGCTGGCAACTTCCTGCGGATGAAAATGGAGATGATGAAGGGATGCTTGTCGAGTATGTCGATGGCGGTAAATCCAATCATCCCGCACATGAGGGCTATATCAGCTGGTCACCTATCGATGTTTTCAATCGTGCATATCGGCCATGTGATGCCCTTACGTTTGGCTTTGCAATCGAAGCGGCAAAGGCCGGAGAGAAGATTGCCCGAAAAGGCTGGAATGGAAAGGGCATGTTTGTCTTCTACCAGAAGGGCTACCCGGAAGGAATACCGATCAACAAAAATACCGCAGAGGCAACAAGATTGCCGGAAGGAACCGTCTGCAAATTCCGGCCGTATCTCATGATGAAGACAGCACAAAACGACTTCGTGCCATGGGTTGCATCGCAGACCGACATCTTAGCGGAGGACTGGGAGATTATCGAGCAGGGAGAACAGAAATGA